A stretch of the Ptychodera flava strain L36383 chromosome 18, AS_Pfla_20210202, whole genome shotgun sequence genome encodes the following:
- the LOC139117224 gene encoding charged multivesicular body protein 4c-like produces MFSIFGKSKKGAAAPTPQEAIQKLRETEEMLEKKQEYLEKKISTELKQAKQMGTKNKRAALMALKRKKRYEKQLAQIDGTLSTIEFQREALESANTNTEVLKTMGYAAKALKSAHQQLDVDDVHDMMDDIQEQQELANEISDAISNPIGFGQEMDEDELMAELEELEQEDLDEELLKIGPTPVDNLPSVPSEIPKAKAKEKEEDDDMRELEAWAN; encoded by the exons atgttttcaatattcGGCAAGTCAAAAAAGGGTGCTGCGGCTCCGACACCCCAGGAAGCAATTCAAAAACTACGAGAGACAGAAGAAATGCTGGAAAAGAAACAGGAATACCTAGAGAAGAAGATATCCACTGAATTGAAACAGGCGAAGCAAATGGGCACAAAAAATAAGAGAG CTGCGCTAATGGCCTTGAAAAGGAAGAAACGATATGAGAAACAGTTAGCACAGATCGATGGAACACTTTCTACGATAGAATTCCAGAGAGAGGCACTGGAAAGTGCCAACACAAACACAGAGGTGTTGAAAACTATGGGCTATGCTGCCAAGGCATTGAAAAGTGCACATCAACAACT TGATGTCGATGATGTACACGACATGATGGATGACATACAAGAACAGCAAGAACTCGCAAATGAAATTTCAGATGCCATCTCAAATCCAATCGGCTTTGGTCAAGAAATGGATGAG GATGAGCTGATGGCAGAGTTAGAGGAATTAGAACAAGAAGATCTCGATGAGGAACTGCTGAAGATCGGGCCAACACCGGTTGATAATCTCCCCAGTGTGCCGTCAGAAATACCAAAGGCAAAAGCAAAAG
- the LOC139117840 gene encoding adenosine receptor A3-like codes for MNVPIFIVMLLLAIPCVVENVVVLLIIITDRKLHTVTNILIVSMAIADFAVGAINMPLYVNELSSETLKYVECMVSKSVTLIFILLSIFHLFLIALDRFIAIVYPLRYELLMTPRRVLAMVISLWIAIPIAGMLPLMGWRSQEYTDFNEPLELCYFGAFASLSYTMVMFFLCCLVPVVTMMVLYCCIFRVAKQQARRIADVQQNFTDRQEYRASKKQQRKLVDDSKAAKVLCLVMGCFLISMLPASICLVIDIITLGGIPNSVAVFTNFFAFSNSIVNPLIYALGTKQTRLAIQRRLARYCRCMAVRQAMDERDQTISCVSNNVPSIKVVVENIEGTRWE; via the exons ATGAATGTGCCGATTTTCATCGTAATGCTACTGCTTGCCATACCTTGCGTTGTCGAAAACGTTGTTGTGCTCCTGATTATTATTACGGACAGAAAACTCCACACTGTGACGAACATACTCATCGTTAGCATGGCCATCGCCGACTTCGCCGTCGGTGCCATCAACATGCCTCTGTATGTTAACGAACTCAGTTCGGAGACGCTGAAGTATGTCGAGTGTATGGTCAGTAAATCCGTTACTTTGATCTTCATCCTGCTGTCGATCTTTCATCTCTTTTTGATAGCATTGGATAGGTTCATCGCCATTGTGTATCCGCTGAG ATATGAGCTCCTTATGACACCTCGTCGGGTTTTGGCAATGGTGATCTCTCTGTGGATAGCAATACCGATCGCTGGCATGTTGCCTTTGATGGGTTGGAGGAGTCAGGAGTACACTGACTTTAACGAGCCACTAGAGCTTTGCTATTTCGGCGCATTCGCCTCGCTCTCGTATACGATGGTCATGTTCTTTCTTTGCTGCCTGGTTCCCG TGGTAACCATGATGGTGTTGTACTGCTGCATTTTCCGGGTTGCCAAGCAACAAGCCAGGAGGATCGCAGACGTCCAGCAAAATTTCACCGACAGGCAGGAATACAGAGCGTCGAAGAAACAACAGCGTAAATTGGTAGACGATTCGAAAGCTGCAAAGGTCCTGTGCCTCGTGATGGGATGTTTCCTGATCAGTATGCTGCCCGCCTCCATCTGCCTCGTTATCGACATCATAACCCTGGGCGGGATTCCCAATTCAGTCGCCGTTTTTACAAACTTCTTCGCCTTCAGTAACTCGATCGTAAACCCCCTTATTTATGCCCTGGGCACAAAACAGACCCGTTTAGCCATTCAGAGACGACTTGCGAGGTACTGCCGCTGTATGGCTGTGCGGCAGGCAATGGACGAGAGGGACCAAACGATCAGTTGTGTGAGTAACAATGTTCCGTCAATCAAAGTGGTCGTTGAAAACATTGAGGGAACCAGATGGGAATAA
- the LOC139117226 gene encoding neuroguidin-like isoform X1: MAAHIEREASNSIVMEDIPRAVSLLEQIQQQVKDVTDHVKNLLQRVKDQNISTQKGLGFLEVKYHLLLSYLMNLTYTILRKTEGRSIKGDASIDRLVEIRTVLEKMRPIDHKLQYQIDKLIKTAATGHVMENDPLRFQPNPDLLVSKLGDEKEDDEEEEDTKDKPKKYVPPKLVAMPYDDDIPASDKQQKTIDRARKRALNSSFMRELRDEYLDGPEEIREPRNLHRIRDDKEALHRKEFEEDHFIRIATGKKRKSTVSTNLDKLTDFSEISALTREGGHADLDESLKKRKKKPKKGKKHQRKKKRKF, encoded by the exons ATAGTAATGGAAGATATACCAAGGGCCGTGTCTTTGTTAGAACAGATTCAACAACAG GTCAAAGATGTCACAGACCATGTCAAGAATCTTCTACAAAGAGTAAAAGACCAAAACATTTCTACACAGAAAGGTCTAGGATTCTTAGAAGTCAAATACCATCTTTTACTAAG TTAtttgatgaacttgacctaCACAATTTTGAGGAAGACAGAGGGAAGGTCGATTAAAGGAGATGCCTCCATTGATAGGCTGGTAGAGATCAGAACAGTGCTGGAGAAAATGAGACCAATAGATCACAAACTACAGTATCAGATTGATAAGCTAATCAAGACAGCTGCCACAGGTCATGTGATGGAGAATGATCCACTGAGATTTCAACCTAATCCAGATCTTCTCGTCAGTAAG CTGGGAGATGAGAAAGAAGATGACGAAGAAGAGGAAGATACCAAAGACAAGCCTAAGAAATACGTACCACCAAAATTAGTTGCAATGCCCTATG ATGATGATATCCCAGCCAGTGACAAGCAGCAGAAGACAATTGACAGAGCCAGAAAGAGAGCCCTCAACAGTTCATTTATGAGAGAGCTCCGAG atgAGTACCTTGATGGGCCTGAGGAAATTAGG GAACCAAGAAATTTACACAGAATTAGAGATGATAAAGAGGCATTGCACCGGAAAGA ATTTGAAGAGGATCATTTCATACGCATTGCGACCGGCAAAAAACGCAAG AGCACAGTGTCGACGAACCTTGACAAACTGACTGATTTCAGTGAGATCAGTGCACTAACGAGAGAGGGTGGACATGCAGACTTGGATGAAAGTCTGAAAAAAAG GAAAAAGAAACCGAAGAAG GGTAAAAAACACCAGAGGAAGaagaaaaggaaattttaa
- the LOC139117226 gene encoding neuroguidin-like isoform X2, which translates to MEDIPRAVSLLEQIQQQVKDVTDHVKNLLQRVKDQNISTQKGLGFLEVKYHLLLSYLMNLTYTILRKTEGRSIKGDASIDRLVEIRTVLEKMRPIDHKLQYQIDKLIKTAATGHVMENDPLRFQPNPDLLVSKLGDEKEDDEEEEDTKDKPKKYVPPKLVAMPYDDDIPASDKQQKTIDRARKRALNSSFMRELRDEYLDGPEEIREPRNLHRIRDDKEALHRKEFEEDHFIRIATGKKRKSTVSTNLDKLTDFSEISALTREGGHADLDESLKKRKKKPKKGKKHQRKKKRKF; encoded by the exons ATGGAAGATATACCAAGGGCCGTGTCTTTGTTAGAACAGATTCAACAACAG GTCAAAGATGTCACAGACCATGTCAAGAATCTTCTACAAAGAGTAAAAGACCAAAACATTTCTACACAGAAAGGTCTAGGATTCTTAGAAGTCAAATACCATCTTTTACTAAG TTAtttgatgaacttgacctaCACAATTTTGAGGAAGACAGAGGGAAGGTCGATTAAAGGAGATGCCTCCATTGATAGGCTGGTAGAGATCAGAACAGTGCTGGAGAAAATGAGACCAATAGATCACAAACTACAGTATCAGATTGATAAGCTAATCAAGACAGCTGCCACAGGTCATGTGATGGAGAATGATCCACTGAGATTTCAACCTAATCCAGATCTTCTCGTCAGTAAG CTGGGAGATGAGAAAGAAGATGACGAAGAAGAGGAAGATACCAAAGACAAGCCTAAGAAATACGTACCACCAAAATTAGTTGCAATGCCCTATG ATGATGATATCCCAGCCAGTGACAAGCAGCAGAAGACAATTGACAGAGCCAGAAAGAGAGCCCTCAACAGTTCATTTATGAGAGAGCTCCGAG atgAGTACCTTGATGGGCCTGAGGAAATTAGG GAACCAAGAAATTTACACAGAATTAGAGATGATAAAGAGGCATTGCACCGGAAAGA ATTTGAAGAGGATCATTTCATACGCATTGCGACCGGCAAAAAACGCAAG AGCACAGTGTCGACGAACCTTGACAAACTGACTGATTTCAGTGAGATCAGTGCACTAACGAGAGAGGGTGGACATGCAGACTTGGATGAAAGTCTGAAAAAAAG GAAAAAGAAACCGAAGAAG GGTAAAAAACACCAGAGGAAGaagaaaaggaaattttaa